TAGAGCTCTCCAACTCTTGCTAGCCTtgccagcaacagcagcggcCTTTGTTTGCTCGTTTGTTGGCATTTCAATCTCAAAATCGTCGTCGGCAATTTTCCGTTTGAACGCATCAAGATCTGGAAGCTCATACCTCTCCTTGGCCTGGAGCCGACCCATTGCTGTCTCCGCGTCCTCTTCCCTGAGAAAGTCCAACGAGACAGAACCCATGGGGACTGCTCTTAATCGCTTGCTAGTGGCCAAGCGTTGGACATTGCTCTTCGCCTCTACAAAGATAGGCGCCGCGACGGGATCGCGTTTGATGGGTTGACAGCCTTCGATCTTCCAGCGAACCCAGTTCTTATCCCTAGCCAGGACGGTTTCTACCATCCGATAAAAGTATGGTCCATCAGGTCCCTGACGGAGATAGTCTGCAATAGTCTTCTTCATATCACTCGCCCATTTGGCCTGCGAAAAGTTAATCAGTGCTTCTCAATACACGACTTTTCAAATTTATGCTCACATCCTCTTCACTCAGCACCTGATCGCCATACATGACAGCCTTGTTTATGCTGGCCGTGGCTGGCAAAGTTTCTGCAAGCTTGTCTCGTGCCTGCCCGGATAGTGCAAGAAGAAAATCCATAATTATAAGAGCTTGCACTAGAATGTGCCGTCGGAATGATAGGTCACTGATCTGTAGTACTTGTTAGCTATTGCCAAGTAGATAGAAACATGCGCAATGTTACCTCCAAGTCGAACAAGTCTTTGCTAGTGAGATACTTGGGGTTGAAAGCATTGGAactctcgtcttcttcgccaGTCTCTCGTTTCCGCTTGAGGCTGCGCTTGGAATCATTATGAACTGTCTGGAAAACATTCATCGTCGCCGCCAGACTCTCTTTGAAGGACGAAAGATTTGTCGTCTCAAAAAGCTTCTTTGGCTGACTGAAATATTCTTGAAGAGACCAGAACAGTGGATATAGCTCGTCGGTCGGCAGAGGCTTCTCCTTATCTTCCTTTTTGGAATCGGATGACTTGGGTATGGACTTTGACTCTGACTGCTCCTTGGGGTGGTCGTCTGGCCCATCCAAAGCCATCTTGGAATCGTCGTCGGCAGCCGCTTTCTCGTACGTCGTGACATTTTCGATGTGGTATTCGCCTCGAAGGTTCACGGAGCTCTTGTCCCCGAGCGGAAAGCTCTGAAACATGAAGATAAAGACTCGGCCGCAGAAAGCAGTGTCTTCTGCACGGGACAACCGACGCAGCAATTCGTTGCATGTTCGGAGAATAATCAACTGTTTCTGCTTAAAGTGGTTCGCTGTGATTCGTTCTCGCCTCGATTCGAGGAAATCAAAGATCTTACGACATCCAGCAATGGTCTGGCTATCTAGAAGCTCCTCAGCTAGCCAGAACAAGAGCGCGGGATCGCATTGGCCATCGTCGGATAGAATCGAAAGAATATCGAGGAGATTCCACACTCTGACATAATCGGGGGAATCAATGGTAGTTGTCGCCTACTTAGGTCAGCGCAAGGCGCGGATCGCGAGGGAGAGTCGAGCCTCACAATAAGATGACTGAATATGTTACGGGCCGCAGTTTCTATTATGGCAAACTGCTGGCCTTTGTCGTTCGCTGACTTGACGCTCTCGTCAGCTGAGTTGGCAATTTCGGCTGCAGTTGTGGTGATTCGTCCTGAGAGGTCGTCGAAATCGGACTTGCGCAATGCTGGTTCGATAGTCGCAGATTGTTTCGATCTCTCTGCCTGCAAAAGAAGGTCTTCCAGCAGAGTCATGAAGGCAGAAATTGCCGGAGCGGCCGGGTTATCCGTATCTTGAGCCGTCATAATGCGAGGCTATGACAATCGTTGAAGATGATTATGGGTCGAGGTTGTCATGGGGTGGGACAGGAAGCTCAATAAAAGGAAAGGCTGAGTTGTTTGGCGTGTGATTCAGGTCGGGGGTTTTCAAGAAAGATTGTCGTTGAGTTTGTGAGTCTGGACTGTATTGCAAGTTTGGTGAAAGTATGATTTCTTTGATCTGTCAGTTCATTGAGTTGAGCTTTGGGATATTGAAAGCGAGAAGGCTGAGAAGGCGCGCAACCGACGTGCATGTATTTGCGAGAGACAGAAACTTTGATCGggtagtgggtagcagaaaagttgatCTTTGTATTTTGAGGTACAAAAATGAATATGCCAAGTGTCGTGGTTTGTTACACACAGACTGGCCTATTAATTTCGTTTCTTGTGCTTCTAGCGGCTAACCTTTCTGGTACCCTGAAGAGAATCCACTCTGGAGTAAGTATCGTTATCCCTGTCGGTACATTTGCTGTGGCTGGACCCATTCAGCGCGTCGCGTGGGTCTACGAGGCTGAAATTTTGGAACGGAACTGTTTGTTTGTGAAGGCGTCACTTTTAGACGTCCAGGTTCGGATCCAAGCTCGAAAATTGAGCTTCGTTTTTAACACTTTAATTTACTTCGGCTACGCGAATTTTCGGCACTTCTGCCTTGTCTCATGAGCGACACGAATAACTGATAGGCCTATGACGATACGGTAGTTTGACAATGCCAACCGTGAAGCGACACAAGGGCAGCGGCGCCGCCAAAGCGCAGCAACAGAGCGAACCAAAGCCCAAGTCTATCGATGGCCGGCCGACTCCAGCGGAggtagaggaagaggaacatCAGTTTGTTCAGCTTGCGCGAAAGCATTGGCTGAAGTCCGGCAAGAAGCCTGCAAAGCCAAAGGTCAAGAACGATGTTCTGAAGCAGAGTATCTGGGATGTGCTCGAACGCGAGGGCTTCCAGTACAAGCCTCTCTTGCTTCTTGAAAGCCTGCAGACTCTAGAAAGGTATGTATGTCGCGGGGGGGAGCCCTGGGGGTATCAGATGCTAACAAATGCCTGTCTAGTTATTTGTGGCCTGGCTACACTGAAGAAGCTTCCAATTTTCACGTTCTATTGATTGCGCTCATCACAAATGTCAAGCACCGGGAGCATCTTGCGACATGGAGTGAGTAGCTTCTACAATCTTGCGAAACTATTATTGACCGTTACCAGCGCTTTTCGAGGATCGACCCGCCGAATTTTCTTCCCTCTTTCGCCGACTCTTGTCCATGATGATCGATCGAACACTCTCTGCCACCCTTCGAACGCAACTCCTGTGTTTCTTCATCTATGCATTCCAGAGTCTCGATTGCACTCTTGTCAGAAAAGAATGCGCCCCTCTTGTGTCGATTGGGATCTGGCACAACTTGTCGACCGAACAGTCTCGTGAAGCTAGTCTCGAGCAACTTCCCCATCTACGAAAGGCCTGGAAGGCTGCGCACAAGCGATACGACGCAGCTGATGAACAAAATAAGGCGCGACTACGTTTCGAACGGTCCTGGCTTTATACACTCCTTCTTGACTTCCTGGGTCTGCTTTACACGCAAAATAGTAAAGCAGGTAAGTACATTCGACGAATTCTCTGTCGCATGTAACAACAACTAACGACCTCATAGACCAAGTGCTCTACTGCGAGCGATTCACTGAGTTTCTCGCTGATCTTCAAAGCCAACTTCCGACAAGGCGCTATGTCAATGCCTTGGTCCAAGATCTACACATAATACCTGCTGCAAGATTATCGCCAATGTTTAATGATGAGGAGAACACACTGCTTCGTGACCTACAAGCTCTCCTATCTCACTTCACTTTCTTCGACATCAATGACCAGACAGGTGCTCAATACAGCATCAAAGAAGCATATGATAAGCATTGCGAATCGCTTGCAAAGTTACAACGCACTGCCTTAAAACATTTTCGAGAAAAGTTGACCGTCTTAGCCTTGTCTAACTATGGCGCTGTTGACCAGAGGCAAGAACTGGAGTCCTTGCTCCAGCCCTTGACAGATGAAGAGCTGATGGAGCTGGTTTCGCTGCTCGGTTTCCGGACAGTATACCCAGACAGTCTCGGCCTCCCTGTTGACCGCAAGCTGTTACTAGAAGTCGTCTTGTCCAACTTTGAGCGCAGGAAAACGTTTCAAGAGGCTGCTCGTCATATGAGTCTGGCGCCAACAGAAGAGACTTTGTTTGACAGCAGCTTTCAACAAGCCGAGTCTTACGACGGATCACATCCTATGGCTCTGCCTAAACTCAACctgcaatatctctccgtGGGCGACTTTCTGTGGCGAACGCTTGTCCTGTACCGGTGCGAGTCTTTCTACGGAGTTCGTAAAGATATCGAGACTGCCCTACGACGCTTACGTCCTGAGTCGAAGAGATCAGATGAAACCAATTTCGCGGGTTTCTCAAAGATGGCAATGCCCATCTCGAAACCGGCTATTCTAGAGGTCGTGCCACCTCTGGTGGGAGATGATAAACCATCAACAGTACGCGCTGAGGTTTCCTTCGACGTCCGGCGGCTAGGAGAAGGCGTTCGCAGAGAATGGGACTCTCTTAGACAAGATGATGTTGTTTTCCTTATTGCAGTCGAGCCATCGCCGACAAAGTCTGCTAGCAATGGCGGAGAAAGTCTCTCCGAATCTGAACGATTGGGTGTGATCACTGTACGAACGGCTGAAATCCACCAAATCACTGACGACAAGGGTCGCCAGGTTCGAGATGGAGCTGGAACACTTGACAGCAAGCGTCGCATCCAGCTCAAGCTCGACCCTCAAGCTTATAGCAATGATGCTGAGCGGGCGGCCACTGGGAAGCCTGATGTGTACGGCAAAATCAACCTACTACTCAGACGAGGTAGGAGGGAGAACAACTTCAAGCCTGTACTAGAATCCATTCGGAATTTAGTGCTATCTGATGTACCTCTGCCAGAATGGCTCCATGAGGTGTTCCTTGGTTATGGCGACCCAGCAGGggcttattataaaaacctaCCAAATCGCGAACGCAAGGTAGACTTTAGGGATACGTTTCTTGACTGGCAGCATCTTGCTGAGAGTCTACCTGGCAAAATCATCGACCCAGGCGACGATGTTTCTGGTAGCTTTGGGCCACCGTATGTGCTTGAGTCTGTCGAGAAACAGGCCGAGCCTCCATCCACTAAGCCTTCCAAAAAGCGACGCCGAGATGCCGACCCTGCCCTTATCGCCGAAATTGAGACGTTAAAGGTGTCAAGTTACAAGCCACCTAGCAATGGACCATATCCCATTGATAACCCAAAACTCAACTCAGTGCGATTTACTCCCGCTCAGATCGAGGCCATCACCTCCGGTACCCAGCCTGGATTGACTGTCATTGTCGGACCCCCCGGCACAGGCAAGACAGATGTAGCCACACAGGTGATCAACAATATTTACCACAATCATCCTGAGCAGAAGACTCTATTACTCGCACATAGTAACCAGGCCCTCAACCAACTATTTGCGAAGATCGTTGCTCTGGATATCGATGAGCGACATCTATTGCGTCTAGGACACGGTGAAGAAGACCTTGACACAGAAGGAAACTTCAGCAAGCATGGTCGAGTTGAATCTTTCCTAGAGAACCGAGACCGTTATCTTCTCGAAGTGAGGAAGCTAGCAACCAGTCTTGGCGCACCCGGAGCCCATGAGAATTCGGCCGAGACGGCTGGATATTTCAATAACGTTTACGTTGTTCCTGCATGGAATAGGTTTCAACTAGTCGCCAGTGACAGTGCTTCTACCGTTTCTGATGTCGTGGGAGCTTTCCCTTTCCACGCATATTTTTCTGATGCTCCCCAGCCTCTATTTCCTCCGGAGGGAGACAAAGAGCAGGCTTTAGAGGTTGCAAATGGTTGTTATCGTCACATTTCCAAGATATTCTTAGAGTTGGCCGATGCACTTCCTTTCGAGGTCCTTCGACGAGACCGCGACAAGGCAAACTACCTTTTAACTAGCGAGGCTCGTATTGTTGCAATGACAACAACGCACGCCGCTATTAGAAGAGGTGAGATTGCATCGCTGGGTTTCCAGTATGACAACGTTGTTATGGAGGAGGCTGCTCAAGTAACCGAAATCGAGACATTCTTGCCTTTGGCTATGCAGAAGCCTCGCAACGGCAAGATGGGCCTTCAAAGAGTTGTTCTATGTGGAGACCACTTCCAAAACTCCCCAGTTATCCAGAGCCTGGCGTTCCGTCACTATGCCAACCTCGAACAGTCACTGTTCTCGAGACTGGTCAGACTAGGTGTGCCGACAGTCGCCCTCGACCAACAAGGGCGTGCCCGTGCATCGATAGCGAGCCTTTACCAATGGCGTTACCCCAAGCTTGATAACCTCCCCAGCGTGCAGACAAGCCCCGAATTTATCAAAGCCAACGCTGGATTTAAGTACGACTATCAGTTTATCAATGTACCTGACTACAAGGGCCAGGGTGAGGCTGAACCTACGCCTCATTTCATTCAGAACCTGGGAGAAGCCGAGTACGCAGTTGCTATGTTCCAATACATGCGCCTCCTTGGATATCCCGCCGAGAAGATCACCATTCTTACAACTTATGCTGGCCAGCGAGCTCTCGTAAAGGATGTGTTGTCTCACAGATGTGCCCGAAATTCAGTTTTCGGTCTGCCAAAGGCTGTAGCTACGGTCGACAAATATCAGGGCGAGCAGAACGATTGTGAGTATATGGGCTAATTGTTGATTTCCTCTCCTAAGCTAAAAACTAACACACTTTTTAGATATCATTCTGTCACTCACCCGAACGTCACGTGTGGGTTATCTACGCGATGTGCGGCGCATGACGGTAGCTCTGTCCCGAGCACGACTTGGACTGTACATCCTTGGTCGCCGTGAGGTCTTTGAGGCCTGCCCTGAACTCCGACCTGCTTTTGACTTGTTGCTGCAGAGGCCAGACAAGCTTATGCTTGTAACAGGAGAACTTTGGCCTACACCAAGGGAAATCACGGAGAAGCCTGGCGCAGTCGAAGGCGAGGTACCCATGGAAGGAGTCGAGCATCTGGGCCAGTATGTCTTTGAAATGACCAAGACGAAGATTAAGCAGCTTCAGGAAGAACAAGGGGAACCCATCATTGAAGAGGAGTTCGAGAACGGAGAAGAAGAATACGGCAATcgcgacgaggatgaggacgatgaagatgatgtcgAAGCAGATATTTTGGAAGTCCGGGAGGGAGAGTGAACCGATCTATTAGCTGAACACTAGTATATTGTCCATTGTTTGCTCGACACAGGAGGGGAACAAGCTCTACAGGTTTCGCAGAGCACAGGACCACTACAAAATTTATCCATCTAAAGCCAGCGTATCAAAATATTGCCTGTGTTTAAACCGCAACTTATATGAGTCAGTGGAGCATCTTTAGGAGACGGTCTAACAATGATTAAAAAAACAGCATTAACTTTGTATTTCAACGATTTTCTTGGCCCGCGTCAGACGTCACTGAAAGGATAGCCATTGTTACGAGGGTGTAGTTGTACATGTTATTTCTCCCGTTCCCGCTACCGTCGATTGCGTTTCGTCTTAACTAGATGCGCAATATTGATATGTTTGTTAACCCAATAAGGCCATAATGTAAAGGAGAACGGTCAAAAGGTCACGAACTACAGGTCATGGTCCCATAAGACGAGACGGAGAGACGGACAAACGAGGCATGGGCAAACAGTGGTACGGCTGGGAGATTACGATAGTGCCTGTAGCCCATCCCTTAGTATAATAATGCAGGGCACCCAATATCTCATCTTATGCGGCTACATACTGTCTTGGAATGGCGATAATTGTACTATGCCTGTCTAGTTGGTCACAAATTAGGCAGCGGCCAGTTAGGGGCCTCCTTAGGTGCTTGGCTGAGTAGTCAATCTGTATGACTCCTTGAGAATATAGACTAAGACTGGATTCATGTAATACCATGTAAGAAGGCAGAGTCTTGTGGTCTGATGACTCGTTTTGTGATAACATTGTCTGTGCGTGACTAAAGTGTAAACAAAGACTGGCCATGCTCCATATGGAGAAAACAAAAATACATTGGCGAAGAGTGATGGGGTTTTGAGAGCTCAGACCCAGCAGAAGAAGTAAAACAATGTTGTATGGGCATCAGATCAGGCCTACCGCTACGTTGGTTACttgggtaggtaggtagtctatGCCCAACCTcctaactacctactaatctATGTACCTATGTAACATGTTAAACAATGCAACCGATCGAAGGGGTGAAAGAGTTCAAGCGCCCTACGCAGATTGCAAGGCACGATTATGTTTTCAGGCAGAACTTAGCCATACGTTAAGAGTTATTGGCTTTTGTTGTTATCGAAAATGAATAAAAACAGAGTTAATATTTCCCTTGGCTACCTACCAAGGTACGTAATACTTCTCCTTTAGATTCGCCCCTAACAACGTTACCTTGTCCTGGCAGCCTGTGTATGTATGAGTTGGCATCTGAGCATCATTGCTTACCTATGTTAACGGTGTTGGTCGCTCCACTTCTAAGCCCAGAAAAGGAAAGACGAAGGAAGGACTGACAGTTTGGGCATCTGTGACAATGAAAAGTCTCGCCCTCGTTTAGATTAGGCTACACACTGCCTGCTTCACACTACCATAGTAGCACATTGTTGCTTTTAGAGTAGCCAATATCCTCCTTTTCAAACCCAAATCGCATGTCCTTGACAGCGAGCCATGCCTGCCATGCCTGCCTGGTCCATGCGTGCTGCTATCAGTGTCACTCCACTCCTTTGTGATTCACTTTTGTCGTTGTTTGATTGATATGTTGTGATGTGCCGTCCGCTATGTAGGAATACTTTAGACCGAGTAGCTAGCTGTTGGGTGTTACTGCACCCTATCAGCCTCAAACATGTTCTATTCGGGATTTCCTTTTCTGGACTTGCCTACCAATGACCAGATTTGAGGGTGAGGAACTAGAGTCATCCATGAATCATTTCTGGAGACGAGACGCAGCACAGACAGGCCGGGCCCGCGGGTTGAATATCCGAGTTATCTATGCCCTGGCTAGCTCAGCAACATGGAATGATGTGTTAAGCAACAACGAGTGTATAGATAGATGTGTaagtttttaaattaaataagttgtAAATAAAAGCAAAGTTTATGCGATCACATATCGTCGATGATTTGTTGAACAGAATAGGACATCTGCCAACAAAAGCATATTGTGTATGCATGTCATGTCTGTCACCCATGCCATGAGCAACTAATCTAGGTAGCCATGTGATGATCAGTTAGAGCCGAAGAAAGAGTCACTGCAACACCAATGAATGATTCAACAAATAACCAGAACTGTTATCCTCAGGCATGAGTCGACGTTagttacctaggtaggtagtcagtAGATCCGTCTGGGGTAGGGTAGGCCGGCATTTTGACCGCCACTGGTGAAATTTAGTCTTGGGTAACTTTGGTTGCGCAGCCAATATGCCATCTTAAACCATGGTAGGAGAAAGCTTTTCTCATCAAACTTTTGATCACTCGCCCACGGGGATGGGAACTTGAACTgacgtaggtaggtagtaataGTTGAATGGCTGCTTGGGttagttaataattaaccAACCAACTAACTAGGGACTGGGTTGGGCTAGGCTGGGCTACTTTGTATCcagaaaaaaatattaagaggataaagaaaaaataatgAAGCGTGGGATGTCTGGAGGACAGTGTAGGATTGCCCATTGCTTGGCAGATGCTGACACTGTATATGCAGCCTGACAACACAGCATCAGCAAACTTAATGGGCTGGTGACAGTGATTAACCTCAAAGCATAGCCCCTTGTGTGCACTCTGATCGTACAGTGTCGAAACCCAAaatcttgtttttttttctaaaACAAGCCCTTCCCTTCGCCCCTTCCCCATCCTTATCATAGACTGCTGCCCAAATTTTTTTGCTGGCTTCTTCTAAAATCCTCACCAACAATTCAACCTCCCTGGTCCGGTGGAAAAATCTTTCTTTCTAACCAGACTCAGTATTGGATTCTGTCCTGTGTAATACCAACATCACAGAGACCATCTCCCCTCCCCTCGATTCTTTTTTCTGTCGCCACGCAGGATCGTAGCTTGTCTCGCCTCCAAACTGACTGACTGCCTACCTATTCTTCATCGTTGGTACGACTTCATTCCTTGAACTCCCCTCGTCAACCTCTCCTCGAGCGAGCCGCATTTCGGATATACCGCTGCGTCTTTTCTCGAGATCTCTTTGTTGAGATTGAGgtattattttttttctcaCCCATCATCccgaaaaaaataaaataaaaagaggaaACCTTGTGCGTCTCCTCTCGTTGACGACTCTTGTTGCCCCGCCTGCAACTTCGAACAATTCGACGAGTCCCGGCCCCGGCGCCATCTATTCCGCTTTCTCCCTCGACGCCCACAAAAAAAATTATCTAAACACCACCACTTTCACGCATCGCGAACGAGCGGCACCGAATTACCTTATGACGCCGCCTGCCAACCAGCAGAACTCCACCCCTGCGAACAATACTCCCGCGACTACGGCTTCGTATGCCTCAGCTGCAGGTGCGCCTAAGAAATCAACTCAGGCCCCTGTAGTCGCAACTGGATCCCACCCTGCCGCGGTGGTTGGAGGTTCGTCTTCATCGCAGAATGCGAAGGACGCTTCATCGTCTCCTGTGAACGGCAAACCAGCCGTCGCCCCCGCTGTCTCTCGTAGCAGCGTCAACATCAACGGATCCGACCACTCTCGCAAAAGCTCTGTCACCATGGCTGCGAACGCCCCCAACAACTTTGTCGCCAACGGTGGCCCTGTCGGTGGTGCCAAATCAAACATTCAGTTCGGTTTCGACTCTCCCGCAATGGCTAACAGCACGCCCCAGTCCACCAGTGCTGCACCTATTCCCATCCCCGGTGGGGCCAACGCCCGAGTTCCTTCGCCCGCTCACTCACCTTCGCCCATTCCCCAACCCTCTGCCAGCGGTGGCCGACCTCCTTCCGGTCTTCAGCAGGCAAGCGGAACCATGACATTCGGTAGTCTTGGTAGCGATGGCGAGGTAAGTCCACATACTTCAGCTTCAACCTCGCTTAAATCATTACTGACTTGTTACAGCGCCACATGAGACCAGGCTCCGTTTCTAACAACCCTAACGCACAATCCGGAGCTCACTTCCGACGCGAATCTGGCCATTCTGCACAAGGTGATGGTGCTGGACGAGGCAACTTTCAGGCTCAAGGTGGTCGAGGTCGTGGTTTCAACCCTCACGGAAACAACTTCAACCCCCAGATGGGCTATCCTCCCAACAACCAGTACCGTAACGGTCCCGGTCAAGGCCGCGGCATGCCGGCAGCCTTCCAGCCTCAGCCTCGCTACCCGAACTCTCCTCAACCAGCTCGAAGCCCGGCTCTTGTGCCTTCTATGCCAGGTACCCCCAACATGCAGACTGCCAATATGCAACCTAACATGGCAATGGCGACACCTCCGCAATACCATTACCCGCCTCCTATGGCTCAACAGCATCAACAAGTACAGTACCCCCCTTCTCAAGTTTATAAGCCTCTATCAAAGAacaataaaaagagtaaatcAAAACGTGGCGAACTGGAAAAGTTGGTCCAGACCGCCCGTCCGCAAGATTGTTCGCGAGATCTGCATGATGATGAGCTCAACCAATCTCGGCGTTTCAACAGACGTCCAGATCAACCGCAGCGAGAACAAAACGTCAGCAGCACTCGTCGATCATCTTCGGGCCAGCCCAAAGTCACTCCTCCACCCCTTAGTTTGAGCATTGCAACTGCTTCAGACATATCGCCCGAAAATGAGTTCTACGATCCCTTGCTAACTTTGAAAAATCAGAATTACGGCTACCCCCCTGCACCACAGCAAATGGATGCTTATGGACGTCCACTTGGGGCGATGCAGTACAACTATGGCAATATGCCGTACATGGCTCCTCCTCAAGCTAACTCTCCAAGCTTTAACCAAAACTTCGTCACGCCATACCAACAACATAGCCACAGCATGTCCCGAACTCCTTCTCAGCCTGAGAGGCCCCCGAGCGCCAGCCAGCAGAACACTCCTCTCATCGTCTCCTCTACTCCTCAGCCCCAAAACTCCTCCCTTAAGCCCACCGCAAACAGCTTCAAGGTACCCAAGAAGAGCGCCGCCATTCAAATCAAGAATGCTGCTGGTGAAGTGATTGACACATCGTCTTTCAAGACTCCTGCTTCCCCTGCATCCAGCATCCAACAATCCAAGACTCCCCCTGTTGTTGCATCTTCGGCTACTCCACCTCCCAAGCAGGCTACTCCATCGCATGGCCGCACTGATAGCCATGCGGCTCCCAAGACTGCTAAGCAGATTCAGGACGAGCTGAAGGAGAAGATCAAGCAAGCCACCCAGGCAGAAGAAAAGCCCAAGTCCGAAGCGAAGCCCGAAGACAAGCCTGCTGAGCAGTCTGAGGTCAAGCCTACCGATAGTAAGGTTGAGTCTGCACCTGCTGCCAAGGTGGAGACGGAAAGCCAGGTTAGCTCTGAGACCAAGGCACCCGAGCCCACCCCTAAGGTTGAGGAGcccaaggttgaggagcccaaggttgaggagcCTAAGGTTGAGGagcccaagaaggaagaacCCAAGAAGGCCGAAGAGCCTGCAAAGAGCGGCGATCctgacgaggatgagatggagcGAATGATCCgtgagatggaagaggaggacgCTCGCCGTGAAAAGGCCGAGGAAGAGCATCGCAAGAAGCGcgaggctgagaaggctgCTGCCAAGGAACAGGAAGATAAGGACCGTGCCAAGAACACTGCTGAGGCAGACCGCAAGCTTCGAGAACAGGAGCGCGAGATGGAACGGCTCGAAGAGGAGCGAGAGAAGCGTCGTCAACAGGCTGAATCATCCGGTGCACCTGGTCTCTCAATTGCTGAGCTCCTCGCGCGAGAACGAAGCGGCAAGGGGGCCGAACCTGCCAAGGTCGAGTCTGTTACCGACAAGCTTGCTAGCATGAAGATTGGAGGTGATAAGCCTACAGATGCTGGTTCTAAACCTGAGAAGCGCGGTGTAAAGCCTGCTGCTCTCAACTTGAGCCCTCTCAACACTAAGCCAGTGGAGCCTGCTCAGCCCAGCGCTGCTCTCCAGTCTCTCAAGTCCGCCCGCTTCTTGAAGGTCATTGAGCAAGATATCTACCCTGAAGGTATCAAGTCGCCCAACCCCTCTCTTAACGCTGCCGTCCAAAGCAAGGGCAAGAGTTTCAAGTACGATTCCAACTTCTTGTTGCAAT
This Fusarium poae strain DAOMC 252244 chromosome 3, whole genome shotgun sequence DNA region includes the following protein-coding sequences:
- a CDS encoding hypothetical protein (BUSCO:5495at5125), whose product is MTPPANQQNSTPANNTPATTASYASAAGAPKKSTQAPVVATGSHPAAVVGGSSSSQNAKDASSSPVNGKPAVAPAVSRSSVNINGSDHSRKSSVTMAANAPNNFVANGGPVGGAKSNIQFGFDSPAMANSTPQSTSAAPIPIPGGANARVPSPAHSPSPIPQPSASGGRPPSGLQQASGTMTFGSLGSDGERHMRPGSVSNNPNAQSGAHFRRESGHSAQGDGAGRGNFQAQGGRGRGFNPHGNNFNPQMGYPPNNQYRNGPGQGRGMPAAFQPQPRYPNSPQPARSPALVPSMPGTPNMQTANMQPNMAMATPPQYHYPPPMAQQHQQVQYPPSQVYKPLSKNNKKSKSKRGELEKLVQTARPQDCSRDLHDDELNQSRRFNRRPDQPQREQNVSSTRRSSSGQPKVTPPPLSLSIATASDISPENEFYDPLLTLKNQNYGYPPAPQQMDAYGRPLGAMQYNYGNMPYMAPPQANSPSFNQNFVTPYQQHSHSMSRTPSQPERPPSASQQNTPLIVSSTPQPQNSSLKPTANSFKVPKKSAAIQIKNAAGEVIDTSSFKTPASPASSIQQSKTPPVVASSATPPPKQATPSHGRTDSHAAPKTAKQIQDELKEKIKQATQAEEKPKSEAKPEDKPAEQSEVKPTDSKVESAPAAKVETESQVSSETKAPEPTPKVEEPKVEEPKVEEPKVEEPKKEEPKKAEEPAKSGDPDEDEMERMIREMEEEDARREKAEEEHRKKREAEKAAAKEQEDKDRAKNTAEADRKLREQEREMERLEEEREKRRQQAESSGAPGLSIAELLARERSGKGAEPAKVESVTDKLASMKIGGDKPTDAGSKPEKRGVKPAALNLSPLNTKPVEPAQPSAALQSLKSARFLKVIEQDIYPEGIKSPNPSLNAAVQSKGKSFKYDSNFLLQFQKVFTEQPSLEFHQQVKSLIGDERSRTNTPGGSGRGSRGANTPGPMGGFPGMGNFNAPSGSTLPPGSTSMSRFAMSNQRPGGPMGSLGRSNTGGFPSGGSRAGSQVPNSPRGSRRGRGSNNRGEAAKEAQAAKTMPLTAGMDLKPIVQSATGWKPTSIGKPASASAAPSGHMEPDMVQRKVKAALNKMTPEKFDRIADQILLIASQSKEEADGRTLRQVIQLTFEKATDEAHWASMYAKFCKRMLETMSPEVRDERIKDKNGQVVSGGNLFRKYLLNRCQEEFERGWTVNLPEKPAEEDEGKKTGEAALLSDEYYAAAAAKRRGLGLVQFIGELYKLGMLTERIMHECVHKLVDYKGMPDEAEVESLSKLLRTIGGNLDQTEKGRPMMDAYFQRIQSMMDIPELPSRLKFMLLDVIDLRRAKWVSKETNKGPKTLEEVRAEAEAAQAAKAQEAARTNPRGGGGRPPVGRGDARNFSGGYQQQAASNQVGMDDLRRLKGSANRTSSGNISLGPTSMLSSRSNSGRRMGPGFLGPRGEDSATSSRTGTPPTRENTSHSNAFSLLANMENDHPASPPSTSASPAISKAVPADSDKKESE